The following are from one region of the Nymphaea colorata isolate Beijing-Zhang1983 chromosome 7, ASM883128v2, whole genome shotgun sequence genome:
- the LOC116258018 gene encoding F-box protein At1g67340-like: protein MRTRRGMCYPRVRLVEEKRGEEKRKRAVWHQDIRRKRRRTEPDGEKRDNFFDQLPDDLVLCILSKLSSRALSPADFVNVLLTCKRLNGLGLNPAVLAKASAGVLSIRAPKWSESAHAFLKRCADAGNVEACFTLGMIRFYCLENRGSGASLMAKAAIASHSPALYSLAVIQFNGSGGTKNDKDLRAGVALCARAASLGHIDALREFGHCLQDGYGVRQNVAEGRRFLVQANARELACVLSAYCSGSGATLPQHHHHHDQSHHPSSPSRFRYDPTRFRPWLASLIESRWQSAGCPLLSDFGCNVPPPESHPANRFLVEWFAIRPPEGGLRLCSHASCGKPETRKHEFRRCSVCGNVNYCSRACQALDWKIRHKHECLPLGRWHDGEDEEDGGDEDDEDDGDVEEEDEEEEDDELDRRNDDFNGDSGSMQTDGAITR, encoded by the exons ATGCGGACGAGGAGGGGGATGTGCTACCCGAGAGTGAGGTTGGTAGAGGAGAAGAGGggggaggagaagaggaaaagggCGGTCTGGCATCAGGATATCCGGCGGAAACGCCGGAGAACGGAGCCGGACGGTGAAAAAAGGGATAACTTCTTCGACCAACTTCCCGACGACCTCGTCCTCTGCATCCTCTCGAAGCTCAGCTCCCGGGCGTTGTCGCCGGCGGATTTCGTCAACGTCCTCCTGAC GTGTAAGAGATTGAACGGGTTGGGATTGAATCCGGCGGTGCTGGCGAAGGCTTCCGCCGGGGTTCTGTCCATTAGGGCGCCCAAGTGGTCGGAATCAGCTCATGCGTTCCTGAAGAGGTGCGCAGACGCCGGCAACGTTGAGGCGTGCTTTACCCTCGGCATG ATACGGTTCTACTGCCTAGAGAATCGGGGGAGCGGGGCCTCGCTCATGGCTAAGGCGGCGATTGCGTCTCACTCGCCCGCGCTCTACTCGCTGGCCGTGATCCAATTCAACGGCAGCGGCGGGACCAAGAACGACAAGGACCTCCGCGCGGGTGTCGCGCTCTGTGCTCGCGCTGCCTCCCTTGGCCACATCGACGCCCTGCGAGAGTTCGGCCACTGCCTCCAGGACGGTTACGGAGTCCGCCAGAACGTCGCCGAGGGCCGCCGTTTCCTCGTTCAGGCCAACGCCAGGGAGCTCGCTTGCGTCCTCTCCGCCTACTGCTCCGGCAGCGGCGCCACCCTCCCgcaacaccaccaccaccacgaCCAAAGCCACCATCCTTCGAGCCCTTCCCGGTTCCGGTACGACCCCACGAGATTCCGCCCTTGGCTCGCGAGCCTTATCGAAAGCCGGTGGCAGTCGGCCGGGTGCCCGCTGCTCAGCGACTTCGGGTGCAACGTCCCGCCTCCCGAGTCCCACCCAGCGAACCGGTTCCTGGTAGAGTGGTTCGCCATCCGGCCGCCGGAGGGCGGCCTCCGGCTGTGCTCCCATGCTAGCTGCGGCAAGCCCGAGACGAGGAAGCACGAGTTCCGTCGGTGCTCCGTTTGCGGCAACGTGAACTACTGCTCCCGCGCATGCCAGGCGCTAGACTGGAAGATTCGCCACAAGCACGAGTGCTTGCCTCTGGGCAGGTGGCACGACGGTGAAGATGAGGAAGATGGTGGCGACGAGGATGATGAAGACGACGGTGATGTcgaggaggaggacgaagagGAAGAGGACGACGAACTGGACAGAAGAAACGACGATTTCAATGGTGATTCAGGGTCAATGCAGACCGACGGTGCCATCACACGGTga